CCGAGCCGCCACTTCAAGGACAAGCAGGCACTGCTGGACGCCCTGGCACTGACCGGCTTCGACCGGCTCGACGAGGCGTTCGCGACGCGCCTGGAGGAGGCGGGCGACTCCTTCCCCGAGCGGCTCGCCGCGGCGGCACGCGCCTACGTGGACTTCGGCACCGCGAACTCCGAACTGCTCGACCTCATGTACTCGATCAAGCACACACCGGAAGCGTCCGAGGACCTGCTCGCCGCGTCCCAGCGGTGGACCGACCGGACGGTGGGTCTGATCGCCGAGGGCCAGCGCCGCGGAGAGGTGCGCGAGGGCCCCCTGGAGCGCGTGGGCGTCGGGGTCTTCTCCACGCTGCACGGCTACGCGACCCTCGCGGCGAGCGGGTCCCTGCCGTCCGAGGTACGGGAACAGGGCCTGGACGAACTGGTGGCGTACATGCTGCGGGGCTGCGCGCCGGCGAAGGCGGACTGAGCCGCCCGAGCGCTGCCCCGGTGACCGACTCCCCCAGCCCCGCCTTCTTTCACCGCGCCGTCGCCACTGTCCTCGGCTCGGCCGTCGGCGACGCGCTGGGCGCGCCCTTCGAGTTCGGCCCCGAAGGCGCGCTCTCGGCGCGCTTCCCCGCGCCGGGACACGGCGGCGAGATGTGCGGGGGCGGCGGCTGGGATCCGGGTGAGGCGACCGACGACACGCAGATGGCGGTGCTCGTCGGGGAGTCGCTGCTGGAGTGCGGCGCTCTCGAACTCCCGGACGTGTTCGACCGGTTCCGGCGCTGGGCGGCGGCCGACCCCAAGGACATCGGGCTCCAGACGGAAGCCGTCCTCACCGGCGGCGATCCCTGGGACCTGGCCGCGGCACTGCACTTCCAGGTGAACGGGCGGGCCGCGGGCAATGGCGCGTTGATGCGCGCCGCGACCTCCGCGGTCCACTTCGCGCCCCACGGCCGGGACGCCACCATGAACGCCGCCCGCCGGATCGCCGCGCTCACTCACGGGGACCGTGCGGCCTGGGAGGGCACGGCGATCTTCCACGAGCTGATCCGCGTGGCGCTCACCGGCGAGGACCCGCTCGCCGCGCTGCCGCGAACGCTCGCCGTTGTCCACCCTGACCACCGCGCCCGCTTCGCGACCCTTCTGGCCCCCGACTGGCATCCGGACCGGGCCACCGAGTTCAACGGTGCCGTCTGGCCCTGTCTCGGCTCGGCGGTCTGGGCGCTGCGGACGACGACCTCGTACGAGGAGGCCGTACGCGCCGCGGTCGATCTCGGCGGGGACACGGACATGGTGGCGGCGGTGACCGGCGGCCTGGCCGGAGCGGTGTACGGCCCGGACGCCATCCCGGACCGCTGGACAGAGCCGTTGCACGTCCCCCTGCCGGGCTTCGGCGACCGCGTCCTGCGCGCACCCGAACTCATCGAACTGGCACGGAGCTTGTACTCACGCGGGGCCGACTCAGTCCCGGATTCGACCTGATTCATGGGGCTCGGCGACCACCCCGGCAGGGTGCTCCCCGAGTCCCGGGGAAGGCCGCGGGGGCGCCCGTGATGTGGCAGGCGCCCCCGCTCAGCCGCCTACTGCCCGTGGACCGTCCTGAGCGAGTCCAGGTGCGGGTCGGCGCCCACCGGGCCCGACCGGGCCACCGTCGCGGCATTGCCACCGTTCGTGCGCAGCGCGAAGGTGCTCATCCGTGCACTCGTGGGCGTCACGCCGTTGTAGTACGGGCGGTACTCGTACTGGCCCGCGCCCGCACTGATAGAGGCGCCCGCCGTGTTCAGCGTGCCCGCGGCGAGCGAGCCCGTGCCGCCGAAGCCGGCCGCGAACTGGACACTCGCCGACTCCTTCGTCAAGTA
The Streptomyces sp. CGMCC 4.7035 DNA segment above includes these coding regions:
- a CDS encoding ADP-ribosylglycohydrolase family protein, encoding MTDSPSPAFFHRAVATVLGSAVGDALGAPFEFGPEGALSARFPAPGHGGEMCGGGGWDPGEATDDTQMAVLVGESLLECGALELPDVFDRFRRWAAADPKDIGLQTEAVLTGGDPWDLAAALHFQVNGRAAGNGALMRAATSAVHFAPHGRDATMNAARRIAALTHGDRAAWEGTAIFHELIRVALTGEDPLAALPRTLAVVHPDHRARFATLLAPDWHPDRATEFNGAVWPCLGSAVWALRTTTSYEEAVRAAVDLGGDTDMVAAVTGGLAGAVYGPDAIPDRWTEPLHVPLPGFGDRVLRAPELIELARSLYSRGADSVPDST
- a CDS encoding TetR/AcrR family transcriptional regulator, with protein sequence MHTRRRYHHGDLRSALLTRAEETLREKGPAALSLRELARDLGVSHAAPSRHFKDKQALLDALALTGFDRLDEAFATRLEEAGDSFPERLAAAARAYVDFGTANSELLDLMYSIKHTPEASEDLLAASQRWTDRTVGLIAEGQRRGEVREGPLERVGVGVFSTLHGYATLAASGSLPSEVREQGLDELVAYMLRGCAPAKAD